In Cicer arietinum cultivar CDC Frontier isolate Library 1 chromosome 1, Cicar.CDCFrontier_v2.0, whole genome shotgun sequence, one DNA window encodes the following:
- the LOC101497642 gene encoding eukaryotic translation initiation factor 3 subunit D-like — translation MGGAFDVGAVPFNPDGWGPMESTTVNNNNNVPFAPFSRSDKLGRIADWTRNFNNATRSKNPADSAFDFTLDDSFPASADDDATFRLVDGKPPPRPKFGPKWRFQQQRQLPQRRDEEVEAKKREAEKERARRDRLYHQNRSNNNRREAAVYKSSVDIQPEWNMHDQIPFSTFSKLSFNVPEPEDLLFCGALENYDRSFDRITPKNERRLERFKNRNFFKVTTTDDPVIRRLANEDKATVFATDTILSTLMCAPRSVYSWDIVVQRVGNKLFFDKRDGSQLDLLSVHETSQEPLPEAKDDINSAHSLSVEAAYINQNFSQQVLIRDGNKVTFDEANPFANEGEEVASVAYRYRRWKLDDEMYLVARCEVHSVVELNKQRSFLTLNALNEFDPKYSGVDWRQKLETQRGAVLATELKNNANKLAKWTAQALLASADMMKLGYVSRIHPRDHFNHVILAVVGYKPKDFAAQINLNTTNMWGIVKSIVDLCMKLNEGKYVLVKDPSKPQVRIYEVPADAFENDYVEEPLPEDEQVQPTAEGAEGTEGGEETATTNDVENKQIDAQA, via the coding sequence ATGGGAGGAGCTTTCGACGTTGGAGCCGTTCCTTTCAACCCCGATGGATGGGGCCCAATGGAATCAACCACcgtcaacaacaacaacaacgttCCATTCGCCCCTTTCTCCCGTTCCGACAAACTAGGTCGAATCGCTGATTGGACTCGTAACTTCAACAACGCTACCCGATCCAAAAACCCCGCCGATTCCGCCTTTGATTTCACCCTCGATGATTCCTTCCCTGCATCCGCAGATGATGACGCAACCTTCCGTCTCGTCGACGGTAAACCACCACCGCGTCCCAAATTCGGCCCCAAATGGAGATTCCAACAACAACGACAGCTCCCTCAGCGTCGCGACGAAGAAGTCGAAGCGAAGAAACGCGAAGCTGAAAAGGAAAGAGCACGCCGCGATCGTCTGTATCATCAGAACCGTTCAAACAACAATCGACGTGAAGCTGCTGTTTACAAATCGTCGGTTGATATTCAACCGGAGTGGAACATGCATGATCAGATCCCATTTTCGACGTTCTCGAAACTTTCATTCAATGTTCCTGAACCTGAAGATCTTCTCTTTTGTGGTGCTCTTGAGAATTACGATCGTTCATTCGATCGAATCACTCCTAAGAACGAACGCCGCCTCGAGAGGTTTAAGAATCGTAACTTCTTCAAGGTTACCACCACTGATGACCCTGTTATTCGCAGGCTTGCTAATGAGGATAAAGCAACTGTTTTTGCAACCGATACTATCCTTTCTACTCTTATGTGTGCTCCTAGGTCTGTTTACTCATGGGACATTGTTGTTCAGCGTGTTGGGAACAAGCTTTTCTTTGATAAGCGTGATGGGTCACAGTTGGATTTGCTTTCTGTTCATGAGACTTCGCAGGAGCCTTTGCCTGAAGCTAAAGATGATATTAACTCTGCTCATTCTTTGAGTGTTGAAGCTGCTTATATCAATCAGAATTTCTCTCAGCAAGTTTTGATTAGGGATGGGAATAAGGTTACTTTTGATGAGGCTAACCCTTTTGCTAACGAGGGTGAAGAGGTTGCTTCTGTTGCTTATAGGTATAGGAGGTGGAAGCTTGATGATGAAATGTATCTTGTTGCTAGGTGTGAGGTGCATAGTGTTGTTGAGCTGAATAAGCAAAGGTCATTCCTTACTTTGAATGCTTTGAATGAGTTTGATCCTAAGTATTCAGGTGTTGATTGGAGGCAGAAGTTGGAGACTCAAAGGGGTGCTGTTTTGGCTACCGAGCTAAAGAACAATGCTAACAAGTTGGCTAAGTGGACTGCACAGGCTCTTTTGGCGAGTGCCGATATGATGAAGTTGGGTTATGTGTCTCGAATTCATCCACGTGACCATTTTAATCATGTTATATTGGCTGTGGTTGGATATAAACCTAAGGACTTTGCGGCACAAATTAATTTGAACACTACCAATATGTGGGGGATTGTGAAGTCTATAGTGGACTTGTGTATGAAATTGAATGAGGGGAAATATGTTCTTGTGAAGGATCCATCTAAGCCACAGGTTAGGATTTATGAGGTTCCAGCTGATGCATTTGAGAATGACTATGTGGAGGAGCCACTTCCGGAAGACGAACAAGTTCAGCCTACTGCAGAGGGTGCAGAGGGTACTGAAGGTGGAGAGGAAACTGCTACAACGAATGATGTAGAAAATAAGCAGATTGATGCTCAAGCTTAA
- the LOC101497978 gene encoding VQ motif-containing protein 4: MDSNKSMKHQDEQQQKTSITTSKPITRSEPGNPYPTTFVQADTTSFKQVVQMLTGSSETAKQASKSNNNIPPIKSLPKKQHQSFKLYERRNSLHKNLNINPLLPIFSPKNNSTFSPRNKQEILSPSILDFPALVLSPVTPLIPDPFDRSNSARTSSFNAEAEEDKAIKEKGFFLHPSPSSTPRDAEPRLLPLFPTTSPRSNSGPSSAS, from the coding sequence atggACTCCAACAAATCAATGAAACACCAAGatgaacaacaacaaaaaacatccATCACTACTTCCAAACCCATAACAAGATCCGAACCCGGTAACCCATACCCGACAACATTTGTTCAAGCCGACACTACTTCCTTCAAACAAGTTGTTCAAATGTTAACAGGATCCTCGGAAACAGCTAAACAAGCTTCCAAATCAAATAACAACATTCCACCCATCAAATCTCTACCCAAAAAACAACACCAATCTTTCAAACTCTACGAAAGAAGAAACTCACTTCACAAAAACCTTAACATAAACCCTTTATTACCTATTTTTTCCCCAAAAAACAATTCAACTTTCTCACCAAGAAATAAACAAGAGATCTTGTCACCAAGTATCCTCGATTTTCCCGCGCTTGTTCTTAGTCCTGTTACTCCACTTATACCCGACCCCTTTGACCGATCCAACTCTGCTAGAACTTCTTCTTTCAACGCTGAAGCTGAAGAAGATAAAGCTATTAAAGAAAAAGGTTTCTTTTTGCATCCTTCTCCTTCTTCAACTCCTCGTGACGCTGAACCTCGTTTGTTACCTCTTTTTCCTACTACTTCTCCTAGATCTAATTCAGGTCCTTCTTCTGCatcttga
- the LOC101498434 gene encoding protein RALF-like 19 yields the protein MESKRGLVFLILALTLALAIVTEASKIHDFSPLVTNDENGLIEDDNEFLMSSEASHRILAGRGRYISYGALRANQVPCGKRGRSYYNCQKRGKANPYRRGCSVITHCARDTS from the coding sequence ATGGAATCAAAAAGGGGGCTTGTTTTTCTCATCTTAGCCTTGACATTGGCATTGGCAATAGTAACCGAAGCATCTAAAATTCATGATTTTTCACCACTTGTGACAAATGATGAAAATGGTCtaattgaagatgataatgaatttttgaTGAGTTCTGAAGCAAGTCATAGAATACTTGCTGGACGTGGAAGGTACATTAGTTATGGTGCCCTTAGAGCCAACCAAGTCCCATGTGGTAAGCGTGGACGTTCCTATTACAATTGTCAGAAGAGGGGTAAGGCTAATCCATATCGTCGTGGTTGTAGTGTCATTACACATTGTGCAAGAGACACTAGTTAA